One Centroberyx gerrardi isolate f3 chromosome 2, fCenGer3.hap1.cur.20231027, whole genome shotgun sequence DNA window includes the following coding sequences:
- the thap1 gene encoding THAP domain-containing protein 1, with amino-acid sequence MVQSCSAYGCKNRYHKDRNISFHKFPLARPDVCGKWIAAMRRNNFKPTKYSNICSQHFTGDCFKRECNNRVLKENAVPSLFGCGTLHIKSESLEDPFPSEIDFTLALPLSDQEEEPALLQQQQQQQQQQQQQQQQQHQQPDSTQTLDSSAAHTGVVAATVTSGGVPACGPPAAHSTAAVSCDHNYTVEDSVQQKKRIEQLEEQLERLRKKLKTTQQKCRRQERQLKRLKAAGELRREPAGGEGYVILPKEIYHVLKGIDAIE; translated from the exons GTTTCCTCTGGCGCGGCCGGACGTCTGCGGGAAATGGATCGCGGCGATGAGGAGGAACAACTTCAAACCGACCAAATACAGCAACATCTGCTCCCAGCACTTCACCGGCGACTGCTTCAAGAGGGAGTGCAACAACCGGGTGCTGAAGGAGAACGCCGTGCCGTCGCTGTTCGGCTGCGGCACGCTGCACATCAAG TCAGAATCCCTGGAGGATCCGTTTCCGTCGGAGATCGACTTCACGCTCGCTCTGCCGCTGTCCgaccaggaggaggagcctgcgctgctgcagcaacaacaacaacaacaacaacaacaacaacaacaacaacaacagcagcatcagcagccaGACTCGACCCAGACCCTCGACTCCTCCGCTGCACACACCGGTGTCGTCGCGGCGACCGTCACCAGCGGCGGCGTCCCGGCGTGCGGCCCGCCGGCGGCCCACAGCACGGCGGCGGTCTCCTGCGACCACAACTACACGGTGGAGGACTCCGTGCAGCAGAAGAAACGCATCgagcagctggaggagcagctggagcGGCTGAGGAAGAAGCTGAAGACGACGCAGCAGAAGTGCCGGCGGCAGGAGCGGCAGCTGAAGAGGCTGAAGGCCGCCGGCGAGCTGCGGCGGGAGCCGGCGGGCGGCGAGGGATACGTGATTCTGCCGAAGGAAATCTACCACGTCCTGAAAGGCATCGACGCCATCGAGTAG